In Janthinobacterium sp. J1-1, a single genomic region encodes these proteins:
- a CDS encoding efflux RND transporter periplasmic adaptor subunit — MNIQLNKKQLTAIAAILIAGIVLAFLILSTGGGARDDHAHEEEKHGHAEEKTAPPGEGLLQLTAEQGKAAGVVIATAAPGRIRTSVALPGEIRFNEDRTAHVVPRLAGVVEAVHADLGQLVKKGQVLAVIASTELSEQRSALLSAQRRLSLAHATYEREKMLWQEKISAELDYLQAQQAWREAEIAVLNAQQKLQALGAVGAGKGPLNRYEIRAPFDAMVLEKHITLGEAVKEDANIFVISDLSTVWAEIAVPAKDLATVRTGGKVLVKASAFNASAKGTITYVGALLGEQTRTAKARISLQNPDMAWRPGLFVSVEVIAGEQDAPVTVHSTAIQSVEDKPSVFVQVKGGYQATPVITGRSDGQLTEITRGLAVGTQYAAQGSFTLKSELGKASAGHEH; from the coding sequence ATGAATATCCAATTGAACAAAAAACAGCTGACCGCCATCGCGGCCATCCTCATCGCCGGCATCGTGCTGGCATTCCTGATCCTCAGCACCGGCGGCGGCGCCAGGGACGACCATGCGCATGAAGAGGAAAAACACGGCCATGCCGAAGAGAAAACCGCGCCGCCAGGCGAGGGCCTGTTGCAGCTGACGGCAGAACAAGGCAAGGCGGCCGGCGTGGTGATCGCCACCGCCGCGCCTGGCCGCATCCGGACCAGCGTCGCCCTGCCCGGCGAAATCCGCTTCAATGAAGACCGCACGGCGCACGTGGTGCCGCGCCTGGCCGGCGTGGTGGAAGCCGTGCATGCGGACCTGGGCCAGCTGGTGAAAAAAGGACAGGTGCTGGCCGTGATCGCCAGCACGGAATTGTCCGAGCAGCGCAGCGCACTGCTGTCGGCCCAGCGGCGGCTGTCGCTGGCGCATGCCACCTACGAGCGCGAAAAAATGCTGTGGCAGGAAAAGATCTCGGCCGAACTCGATTACCTGCAAGCCCAGCAGGCCTGGCGCGAAGCGGAAATCGCGGTGCTCAATGCGCAGCAGAAACTGCAGGCGCTGGGCGCCGTGGGCGCCGGCAAAGGACCGCTGAACCGCTACGAGATCCGCGCGCCGTTCGACGCCATGGTGCTGGAAAAACACATCACGCTCGGTGAAGCCGTCAAGGAAGACGCGAATATCTTTGTGATCTCCGACCTGTCGACCGTGTGGGCGGAAATCGCCGTGCCGGCCAAGGACCTGGCCACCGTGCGCACCGGTGGCAAGGTGCTGGTCAAAGCCTCGGCCTTCAATGCCAGCGCCAAGGGCACCATCACCTATGTCGGCGCGCTGCTCGGTGAACAGACGCGCACGGCCAAGGCGCGCATCAGCCTGCAGAACCCCGACATGGCCTGGCGCCCGGGCCTGTTCGTCAGCGTGGAGGTGATCGCCGGCGAACAGGATGCGCCGGTCACGGTGCACAGCACGGCGATCCAGTCGGTGGAAGACAAACCGTCCGTGTTCGTGCAGGTCAAGGGCGGCTACCAGGCCACGCCGGTGATTACCGGCCGCAGCGACGGCCAGTTGACGGAAATCACCAGGGGGCTGGCGGTGGGCACGCAGTACGCGGCGCAAGGCAGCTTTACCCTGAAATCCGAGCTGGGCAAGGCATCCGCCGGCCACGAACACTGA
- a CDS encoding TolC family protein, which produces MYRFILFISVSLLTLPARAQGAAEPPAPLTLAAALQLAEAGNPTLSAARHELAAQGGALQQAQALPNPELQTVVEDTRRATRSTTVQLNQLIELGGKRGARAAVALRGQDLAQAALALQAADTRAAVTTAFVDVLAAQEGLRLADSAQALAARASEITARRVAAGKASPVEATRAKVAEASVRLELNLARGNLTQARQRLAALWGAGAPRFTYADGRLDLLPPLPSPLELAARSDAAPSVRQARSHLAQRQAMLDVEQRRATPDVTVSIGMKRSEELGRNQAIIGLALPLPLFDRNAGNKLEALRRSDKAGDELAAAQVQLQAALAQARERLATARLDVESLQNEIVPGAQSAWDAASKGFEFGKFAFLDVLDAQRTLLQAKSQTLRALTEAHHAAAELERLLGAPVTP; this is translated from the coding sequence ATGTACCGATTTATCTTGTTCATCAGCGTCAGCTTGCTGACCCTGCCCGCCCGCGCCCAAGGCGCGGCCGAACCACCTGCCCCACTGACCCTGGCCGCCGCCCTGCAACTGGCCGAGGCCGGCAACCCCACCCTGTCGGCCGCGCGCCACGAACTGGCTGCCCAGGGTGGCGCGCTGCAACAGGCGCAAGCGCTGCCCAACCCCGAACTGCAAACCGTGGTGGAAGATACGCGCCGCGCCACGCGCAGCACCACCGTGCAACTGAATCAGCTGATCGAACTGGGCGGCAAGCGCGGCGCGCGCGCCGCCGTCGCCCTGCGCGGCCAGGACCTGGCGCAGGCGGCCCTGGCCCTGCAAGCGGCCGACACGCGCGCCGCTGTCACCACCGCGTTTGTCGACGTGCTGGCCGCGCAGGAAGGCTTGCGCCTGGCCGACAGCGCACAGGCGCTGGCGGCGCGCGCCAGCGAGATCACGGCGCGCCGCGTGGCGGCCGGCAAGGCGTCGCCGGTGGAAGCGACGCGCGCCAAGGTAGCCGAAGCAAGTGTGCGGCTCGAACTGAACCTGGCGCGCGGCAACCTCACCCAGGCCCGCCAGCGCCTGGCCGCGCTGTGGGGCGCCGGCGCGCCGCGTTTTACCTACGCCGATGGCCGGCTCGACCTGCTGCCGCCGCTGCCCTCGCCGTTGGAACTGGCGGCGCGATCGGACGCCGCCCCAAGCGTGCGGCAGGCGCGCAGCCACCTGGCGCAGCGGCAAGCCATGCTGGACGTGGAACAACGGCGCGCCACGCCGGACGTGACGGTGAGCATCGGCATGAAACGCTCGGAGGAACTGGGCCGCAACCAGGCCATCATCGGCCTGGCCTTGCCGCTGCCGCTGTTCGACCGCAATGCCGGCAACAAGCTGGAGGCCTTGCGCCGCAGCGACAAGGCTGGCGATGAACTGGCCGCCGCCCAAGTGCAGCTGCAAGCGGCGCTGGCGCAGGCGCGCGAGCGGCTGGCCACGGCCAGGCTGGACGTGGAGAGCCTGCAAAACGAGATCGTGCCCGGCGCGCAAAGCGCCTGGGACGCGGCCAGCAAGGGTTTCGAGTTCGGCAAGTTCGCCTTTCTCGATGTGCTCGATGCCCAGCGCACCTTGCTGCAAGCCAAAAGCCAGACCCTGCGCGCGCTGACCGAAGCGCACCACGCGGCCGCCGAACTCGAGCGCCTGCTGGGCGCCCCCGTGACTCCGTAA